One region of Candidatus Polarisedimenticolaceae bacterium genomic DNA includes:
- a CDS encoding thrombospondin type 3 repeat-containing protein, which yields MRWCARGVLAFVLAFAAPGIFAQFAGTQVDLQTDSQDFVAWGTTDGDATGSAVLVADLNGDGIPDLIIAARGGDGPSDTRGDLTGEVYIRFGTKQYGRTQDFLTAPPDVTIYGVTAADQLARSLAAADLNGDGKADLVLGVPSADGPNDARSSAGEVYVLFGRSSWPSTIDLRNVDPAATNADITIFGAVAGDQLGRAVAVGDVNGDGKADLIMGAPGADANGTDSGAVYVFYGNIAAGRLDLASSQVHPSVTLTGPDTLVAAGRAVAVGDVNGDGRKDIIVGVPGGNGPVADPRPSSGEVRIVFGSASLPATIALGTSANVTIYGASSGNGTAAEGLVAGNLNGDAYADVAIGINFADGPSGTRSGAGEVDLIYGAASPPAVIDLKTTAPSVRIYGSDAGDRLGEGLAVGSLNGSESTSGGTITMDDLVIGAPGADGPPSLPGGRDSAGEVYVIFGQYQPDNPFPATIDLHDASSGSIVDAIFYGRDPSDAIGGTLACGDANGDGIGEILIGVPDADGPDDGPGGNPDNQKLGAGEAWLVSAFDKDNDGRRQLADNCPNVYNPNQFDNDNDGVGNSCDNCINNANPDQANHDNDSLGDACDTDDDNDGVLDVNDNCPLVPNPTQANADGDPFGDACDNCPTVANPTQADLDGDGIGDACDTDDDGDGVLDVSDNCPTVPNASQANSDSDALGDACDNCPTVSNITQTDTDGDGKGDACDNCPTVSNASQVDTDGDGKGDACDNCPTVSNALQADTDGDGRGDICDNCPSVANADQADSDGDGKGNACDNCPQIANANQSDSDGDGRGDVCDNCPNTANPTQADGDADGVGDACDNDRDGDGIANASDNCPDVANATQTNSDGDTLGNACDNCPTVTNQNQADGDGDGVGDACDNCPTVANADQRNNDGDSLGDACDADNDNDGIPDATDNCPFRANPDQADTNGNGRGDVCDFTTIDFATPSDITFYGIDAFDDVTNVIASGDLNGDGIADFVFTAPLANGPGNARSTAGEIYIVFGRQAWTSPIDLATTPPNVVIYGSDPSDAAGTSVAIGDFNGDGKKDLLIGARYADGPNNARPNSGEAYVLFGRTTWPATIDLHSADASRSNADVTIFAPDANDQLGAAVAMGDVNGDGKADLILGAPGGDGKNNNRVDSGDVYVLFGRSAPAVSYDLGGNNVASVRIFGASPSDRLGSALTTLRFNADAFDDIAISAILGDPGGKPDAGEITIVAGASNLSGDKDLATASSYLVQFTGIDANDLAGFALASGEFGDGSPSCPTCRELVISSTEADGPTASDVRDRAGEVYVVRGRNDLAAGSAISLADPTAPFNLITTIYGSDAGDAIGAALAAGDVDGDGRDDLLIGGPNLTASGRIAAGKTLVFFGKAALPHVIDLRTSAPDIQIYGALTSDNLGSAVGTGDLNADGIKDILIGASGAAGGNANKTTAGRAYIVSPVDTDGDGVRNTTDNCPGVANASQTDTDHDGRGDACDNCPTVANPTQDNHDGDAQGDACDTDDDNDGVPDVSDNCPFIQNASQTNSDGDAFGDACDNCPTVTNPTQTDTDGDGLGDACDSDDDGDGIADVSDNCPLNANANQADADGDGKGDVCDNCVSTANANQLDTDGDGVGDACDNCPTTANQSQTDTDGDGKGDACDNCPTIANANQANNDGDALGDACDPDDDNDGVFDDGDASGSTTDHTCVTGQTQGCDDNCTFIPNPDQRDTDTDGLGDACDPDDDNDGILDGSDNCPLVANVSQADGDHDGVGDACDNCPTVANANQLDTDGDGIGNACDTDDDGDGVLDGADNCPLNANANQADSDGDGKGDACDNCPTIANANQADGDGDGVGDVCDNCPTVANPDQRNTDKLLPGGDNLGDACDTDDDADGYPDVTDNCPLVPQTNQNDADGDGRGDVCDNCVNVANANQADSDLDGVGDACDNCPTVANANQLDTDGDGAGDACDFDDDGDGIPDVNDNCRLVANSTQLDQDGDGIGDACDNCPTVVNPQQEDNDGDGVGNLCDNCPDTRNGNCGVNPLFCDIDLNGIVTALEIAQGFQTDTNGDMQGDACDNDDDGDGILDTVDNCRTVPNPSQADQDGDGIGNACDNCISVPNPTQANADGDLYGDACDNCPNAPNNDQANFDGDSMGDACDPDDDNDGTPDAIDCAPFDPAVQSAPVVGATLLWSSKTTLGWTAVAGANTYNSYRGTIPSSGGILYNHTCFQSGLAGTSITDAATPTAGFYYLITAKNAQCGEGPLGNRSNGTPRPNSAPCP from the coding sequence ATGCGGTGGTGTGCGCGCGGTGTGCTCGCGTTCGTACTGGCCTTTGCGGCGCCCGGCATCTTCGCGCAATTCGCGGGAACTCAGGTCGATCTCCAGACCGACTCGCAGGATTTCGTCGCGTGGGGGACCACCGACGGCGATGCGACGGGCTCCGCGGTGCTCGTCGCCGATCTCAACGGCGACGGGATCCCCGATCTCATCATCGCGGCCCGCGGCGGAGACGGGCCCTCGGACACCCGGGGCGACCTGACCGGCGAGGTCTACATCCGGTTCGGCACCAAACAGTACGGGCGGACCCAAGACTTCCTCACCGCTCCGCCGGACGTGACGATCTACGGGGTCACGGCGGCGGACCAGCTTGCCCGGTCGCTCGCCGCGGCCGACCTCAACGGCGATGGCAAAGCCGATCTCGTCCTCGGCGTCCCGAGCGCCGACGGCCCGAACGACGCGCGCAGCTCCGCGGGCGAGGTCTACGTCCTCTTCGGCCGGTCGAGCTGGCCCAGCACGATCGACCTCCGGAACGTGGATCCTGCCGCGACGAACGCCGACATCACGATCTTCGGTGCGGTGGCGGGGGATCAGCTCGGTCGTGCCGTCGCGGTGGGGGACGTCAACGGGGATGGGAAGGCCGATCTGATCATGGGCGCGCCCGGTGCCGACGCCAACGGTACCGACAGCGGCGCGGTCTACGTGTTCTACGGAAACATCGCCGCCGGACGGCTCGACCTTGCCTCCAGCCAGGTGCATCCCAGTGTCACGCTCACCGGTCCGGACACGCTCGTCGCCGCCGGACGCGCCGTCGCTGTGGGGGACGTCAATGGCGACGGGCGCAAGGACATCATCGTCGGCGTCCCGGGAGGCAACGGACCCGTCGCAGATCCCCGCCCGAGTTCGGGCGAGGTGCGGATCGTCTTCGGTTCGGCGAGTCTGCCCGCGACGATCGCGCTCGGGACGAGCGCGAACGTCACGATCTACGGCGCCTCGAGCGGGAACGGGACCGCCGCCGAAGGCCTCGTCGCCGGGAACTTGAACGGAGACGCCTACGCCGACGTCGCCATCGGCATCAACTTCGCCGACGGCCCGAGTGGGACGAGGTCCGGCGCCGGCGAGGTCGACCTCATCTACGGCGCGGCCAGCCCGCCGGCCGTCATCGACCTCAAGACGACCGCGCCGAGCGTCAGGATCTACGGCTCGGATGCGGGGGACCGGCTCGGCGAAGGGCTCGCGGTTGGAAGCCTGAACGGCTCGGAGTCGACGAGCGGCGGCACGATCACGATGGACGATCTCGTCATCGGCGCGCCGGGCGCGGACGGTCCGCCGTCCTTGCCCGGGGGCCGCGACTCCGCCGGCGAGGTCTACGTCATCTTCGGCCAGTACCAGCCGGACAACCCGTTTCCCGCGACGATCGATCTTCACGACGCGTCGTCGGGGTCGATCGTCGACGCCATCTTCTACGGCCGCGATCCGAGCGATGCGATCGGCGGCACGCTGGCCTGCGGCGACGCCAACGGGGACGGCATCGGCGAGATCTTGATCGGCGTTCCCGATGCGGACGGCCCGGATGACGGGCCGGGCGGGAACCCCGACAACCAGAAGCTCGGGGCTGGAGAGGCGTGGCTCGTCTCGGCGTTCGACAAGGACAACGACGGCCGCCGCCAGCTCGCGGACAACTGCCCGAACGTCTACAACCCGAACCAGTTCGACAACGACAACGACGGCGTCGGCAACAGCTGCGACAACTGCATCAACAACGCGAATCCCGACCAGGCGAACCACGACAACGATTCCCTGGGCGACGCTTGCGACACCGACGACGACAACGACGGCGTTCTCGACGTCAACGACAACTGCCCGCTCGTGCCGAACCCCACCCAGGCGAACGCCGACGGCGACCCGTTCGGCGACGCGTGCGACAACTGCCCGACCGTCGCGAACCCGACGCAGGCCGATCTCGACGGCGACGGCATCGGAGACGCTTGCGACACCGACGACGACGGTGACGGCGTGCTGGACGTGTCGGATAACTGCCCGACGGTGCCGAATGCGAGCCAGGCGAACTCCGACTCCGACGCGCTCGGCGACGCGTGCGACAACTGTCCGACGGTGTCGAACATCACGCAGACCGACACGGACGGCGACGGAAAAGGCGACGCGTGCGATAACTGCCCGACGGTGAGCAACGCCTCGCAGGTCGACACCGACGGCGACGGCAAGGGCGACGCGTGCGACAACTGTCCCACGGTCTCGAACGCGCTCCAGGCCGACACGGACGGCGACGGCCGGGGCGACATTTGCGACAACTGCCCCTCGGTCGCGAACGCCGACCAGGCCGACTCCGACGGCGACGGGAAGGGAAACGCCTGCGACAACTGCCCGCAGATCGCGAACGCCAACCAGAGCGACAGCGACGGCGACGGGCGCGGCGACGTCTGCGACAATTGCCCGAACACCGCGAACCCGACGCAGGCCGACGGTGACGCGGACGGCGTCGGCGACGCGTGCGACAACGACCGGGACGGCGACGGCATCGCGAACGCGTCCGACAACTGTCCGGACGTGGCGAACGCGACGCAGACGAACAGCGACGGCGACACCCTCGGGAACGCCTGCGACAACTGCCCGACGGTCACGAACCAGAACCAGGCCGACGGCGACGGCGACGGCGTCGGCGACGCCTGCGACAACTGCCCGACGGTCGCGAACGCCGACCAGCGCAACAACGACGGCGACTCCCTGGGCGACGCCTGCGACGCCGACAACGACAACGACGGGATCCCGGACGCGACCGACAACTGTCCGTTTCGCGCGAACCCCGATCAGGCCGACACGAACGGCAACGGTCGCGGCGACGTCTGCGACTTCACCACGATCGATTTTGCGACGCCGAGCGACATCACGTTCTACGGCATCGACGCGTTCGACGACGTCACCAACGTCATCGCCTCAGGCGACCTGAACGGCGACGGGATCGCCGACTTCGTCTTCACCGCCCCGCTCGCGAACGGGCCCGGGAACGCGCGGAGCACGGCGGGCGAGATCTACATCGTGTTCGGCCGCCAGGCGTGGACGAGCCCGATCGACCTCGCGACGACGCCGCCGAACGTGGTGATCTACGGCTCCGATCCGTCGGACGCCGCGGGCACCTCGGTCGCGATCGGCGACTTCAACGGCGACGGCAAGAAGGACCTCCTGATCGGCGCCCGATACGCCGACGGACCGAACAATGCGCGCCCCAACTCCGGTGAGGCGTACGTCCTCTTCGGGAGGACGACGTGGCCGGCGACGATCGATCTCCATAGCGCGGATGCCAGCCGGTCGAACGCCGACGTCACCATCTTCGCCCCCGACGCGAACGACCAGCTCGGGGCGGCGGTGGCGATGGGCGACGTGAACGGCGACGGGAAGGCCGACCTGATCCTCGGCGCGCCGGGCGGGGACGGAAAGAACAATAACCGGGTCGACTCGGGCGACGTCTACGTCCTGTTCGGCCGGTCGGCCCCGGCGGTGTCCTACGACCTTGGCGGCAACAACGTGGCCAGCGTGCGCATCTTCGGCGCGTCGCCGTCCGACCGGCTGGGCTCGGCGCTCACGACACTCCGGTTCAACGCCGACGCGTTCGACGACATCGCGATCAGTGCGATCCTCGGCGATCCGGGGGGCAAGCCGGACGCCGGCGAGATCACGATCGTGGCCGGAGCGTCGAACCTGTCCGGCGACAAGGACCTCGCGACCGCCTCGAGTTACCTCGTGCAGTTCACGGGAATCGACGCGAACGACCTCGCCGGGTTCGCGCTCGCGTCGGGCGAGTTCGGCGACGGCAGTCCGTCCTGCCCGACCTGCCGGGAGCTCGTGATCTCATCGACCGAGGCCGACGGGCCGACCGCGAGTGACGTGAGGGACCGCGCGGGCGAGGTCTACGTCGTCCGCGGCCGGAACGACCTCGCCGCCGGATCGGCGATCTCGCTCGCCGACCCGACGGCACCCTTCAACTTGATCACGACGATCTACGGCTCGGATGCCGGCGATGCGATCGGCGCGGCGCTCGCGGCGGGAGACGTCGACGGCGACGGCCGGGACGACCTCCTCATCGGCGGCCCCAATCTCACCGCGTCGGGCCGCATCGCGGCGGGCAAGACGCTCGTCTTCTTCGGCAAGGCCGCGCTGCCGCACGTCATCGACCTCCGCACGAGCGCTCCGGACATCCAGATCTACGGCGCCTTGACCTCGGACAATCTCGGGTCGGCGGTGGGTACGGGCGACCTGAACGCCGACGGGATCAAGGACATCCTCATAGGGGCGTCGGGAGCGGCGGGCGGCAACGCGAACAAGACGACCGCGGGGCGCGCGTACATCGTGTCGCCGGTCGACACCGACGGCGACGGTGTCCGGAACACGACCGACAACTGTCCGGGGGTCGCGAACGCTTCGCAGACCGATACCGACCACGACGGCCGCGGCGACGCGTGCGACAACTGCCCGACGGTCGCGAACCCCACGCAGGACAACCACGACGGCGACGCCCAGGGCGATGCGTGCGACACCGACGACGACAACGACGGCGTCCCCGACGTGTCGGACAACTGCCCGTTCATCCAGAACGCCTCCCAGACGAACTCGGACGGCGACGCCTTCGGCGACGCTTGCGACAACTGCCCCACCGTGACGAACCCGACCCAGACCGACACGGACGGCGACGGCCTGGGCGACGCGTGCGACAGCGACGACGACGGCGACGGCATCGCGGACGTCTCGGACAACTGCCCGCTCAACGCGAACGCGAACCAAGCCGACGCCGACGGCGACGGGAAGGGCGACGTCTGCGACAACTGCGTTTCGACGGCGAACGCCAACCAGCTCGACACCGACGGCGACGGCGTCGGCGACGCCTGCGACAACTGTCCGACGACGGCCAATCAGAGCCAGACCGACACCGACGGCGACGGGAAGGGCGACGCCTGCGACAATTGCCCGACGATCGCGAACGCGAACCAGGCGAACAACGACGGCGACGCGCTCGGCGATGCCTGCGATCCCGACGACGACAACGACGGCGTCTTCGACGACGGCGACGCGTCCGGTTCGACGACGGACCACACCTGCGTGACCGGCCAGACGCAGGGGTGCGACGACAATTGCACCTTCATCCCCAACCCGGACCAGCGCGACACCGACACCGACGGCCTCGGCGACGCCTGCGATCCCGACGACGACAACGACGGGATCCTCGACGGGTCCGACAACTGCCCCCTCGTCGCCAACGTCTCGCAAGCGGACGGCGACCATGACGGCGTGGGCGACGCGTGCGACAACTGCCCGACGGTCGCGAACGCGAACCAGCTCGACACCGACGGGGATGGGATCGGAAACGCCTGCGATACGGACGACGACGGCGACGGGGTGCTCGACGGCGCCGACAACTGTCCGCTGAACGCGAACGCGAACCAGGCCGACAGCGACGGCGACGGGAAGGGCGACGCCTGTGACAACTGCCCGACGATCGCGAACGCGAATCAGGCGGACGGCGACGGTGACGGTGTGGGCGACGTCTGCGACAACTGCCCGACGGTGGCGAATCCGGATCAGCGCAACACCGACAAGCTCCTCCCCGGCGGCGACAATCTCGGCGACGCGTGCGACACCGACGACGACGCCGACGGTTATCCGGACGTCACGGACAACTGCCCCTTGGTGCCGCAGACGAACCAGAACGACGCCGACGGCGACGGGCGGGGCGACGTCTGCGACAACTGCGTCAACGTCGCGAACGCGAACCAGGCCGACAGCGATCTCGACGGCGTGGGCGACGCCTGCGACAACTGCCCGACGGTCGCGAACGCGAACCAGCTCGACACGGACGGCGACGGCGCCGGCGACGCCTGCGATTTCGACGACGACGGCGACGGCATCCCCGACGTCAACGATAACTGCCGCCTCGTCGCGAACTCGACGCAGCTCGACCAGGACGGCGACGGGATCGGCGACGCTTGCGACAACTGCCCGACGGTCGTCAACCCGCAGCAGGAGGACAACGACGGCGACGGGGTCGGCAATCTCTGCGACAACTGTCCCGACACGCGGAACGGCAACTGCGGCGTCAATCCGCTCTTCTGCGACATCGACTTGAACGGGATCGTCACGGCGCTCGAGATCGCCCAGGGGTTCCAGACGGACACGAACGGCGACATGCAGGGCGATGCGTGCGACAACGACGACGACGGGGACGGCATCCTCGACACGGTCGACAACTGCAGGACGGTCCCCAACCCGTCACAGGCCGATCAGGACGGCGACGGCATCGGGAACGCCTGCGACAATTGCATCTCCGTCCCGAACCCGACGCAGGCGAACGCCGACGGCGACCTCTACGGCGACGCGTGCGACAACTGCCCGAACGCGCCGAACAACGACCAGGCGAACTTCGACGGCGACTCGATGGGCGATGCGTGCGACCCTGACGACGACAACGACGGGACGCCCGACGCGATCGACTGCGCTCCGTTCGACCCCGCGGTGCAATCGGCGCCGGTCGTCGGCGCGACCCTCCTCTGGTCGAGCAAGACGACCCTCGGGTGGACCGCGGTCGCCGGGGCTAACACCTACAACAGCTACCGCGGCACGATCCCGTCGAGTGGCGGGATCCTGTACAACCACACCTGCTTCCAGTCGGGCCTGGCGGGAACGAGCATCACGGATGCCGCGACGCCGACGGCAGGCTTCTACTACCTGATCACCGCGAAGAACGCACAGTGCGGCGAAGGTCCGCTCGGCAACCGCAGCAACGGGACGCCGCGGCCGAACAGCGCCCCGTGTCCGTAG